A single Curtobacterium sp. MCJR17_020 DNA region contains:
- a CDS encoding LysR family transcriptional regulator produces the protein MARISNDITLQQLRYFIEVATEGSISAAADLLYVSQPTMSAAMKDLETRIGRPLFTRSARGVVLTVDGVEFLGYARQVVEQVSLLEQRYVGGQRSRRLLGVSAQHYSFAVEAFVRMVEAAAADEYEFSLRETRTWDIIEDVRTLRSEVGILYRNDFNKQVLGKLLRDAGVVFTPLFVAQPHIFVARRNPIASRERATLEDLADLPRLTFDQGANNSFYLAEEILSTMSSKREIRVSDRATIFNLMIGLGGYTISTGLISDDLDPEIVAIPLDVDERIEIGWIAHASVPLTVQAQTYLDELRAVVTSYGVEPLG, from the coding sequence ATGGCACGTATCTCGAACGACATCACCCTGCAGCAGCTCCGGTACTTCATCGAGGTCGCGACGGAGGGCTCGATCAGCGCAGCGGCCGACCTGCTCTACGTGTCACAGCCGACGATGTCCGCCGCGATGAAGGACCTCGAGACGCGGATCGGGCGCCCGCTCTTCACCCGCTCGGCCCGGGGCGTCGTGCTCACCGTCGACGGCGTCGAGTTCCTCGGGTACGCCCGGCAGGTCGTCGAGCAGGTCTCCCTGCTCGAGCAGCGGTACGTCGGCGGCCAGCGGTCGCGTCGGCTGCTCGGGGTGTCCGCCCAGCACTACTCGTTCGCGGTGGAGGCCTTCGTCCGCATGGTCGAAGCAGCCGCTGCGGACGAGTACGAGTTCTCGCTCCGCGAGACACGCACCTGGGACATCATCGAGGACGTCCGCACGCTGCGCAGCGAGGTGGGCATCCTCTACCGCAACGACTTCAACAAGCAGGTGCTCGGCAAGCTGCTGCGGGACGCCGGGGTCGTCTTCACGCCGCTGTTCGTCGCGCAGCCGCACATCTTCGTGGCCCGTCGGAACCCGATCGCGTCACGGGAGCGGGCAACCCTCGAGGACCTGGCCGACCTGCCGCGGCTGACCTTCGACCAAGGCGCGAACAACTCCTTCTACCTGGCGGAGGAGATCCTGTCGACGATGTCGAGCAAGCGGGAGATCCGGGTTTCGGACCGGGCGACGATCTTCAACCTCATGATCGGCCTGGGTGGCTACACGATCTCCACCGGGCTCATCAGCGATGACCTCGACCCCGAGATCGTCGCCATCCCCCTCGACGTCGACGAACGCATCGAGATCGGCTGGATCGCGCACGCATCCGTTCCGCTCACCGTGCAGGCGCAGACCTACCTGGACGAGTTGCGCGCGGTGGTCACGAGCTACGGCGTCGAGCCGCTCGGATAG